DNA from Ovis aries strain OAR_USU_Benz2616 breed Rambouillet chromosome 15, ARS-UI_Ramb_v3.0, whole genome shotgun sequence:
GAGGAGGAGCCTTCGTCGTTCAAGGCCGACAGTCCCGCCGAGGCCTCTCTTGCATCCGACCCTCCTGAGCTGCCCACCACCTCCTTTTGCCCTAACTGTATTCGCCTAAAGAAGAAGGTCCGGGAACTCCAGGCCGAACTAGACATGCTTAAGTCTGGCACGCTTCCTGAGCCCCCCACCTTGCCAGCGCAGGTCCTGGAGCTCCCCGAGTTCTCAGACCCCGCAGGTAAGTTGGTGTGGATGAAATTGTTGTCCGAGGGAGGAACGTGCGGTGGACAGTGTGGAGGGGGGCCAGGAGCTCCCTGGGGGTACCCCCTTCAGGGAGAGGCCTGGGAACTCAGAGGTGGGCACCGGTCGCAGTCCACGCCCTCAGCTGCCTCCGACAGGCCGCCTTGCAGCTCCTGTGGGGGCGTCATGTCTTGCCCTTGTATCCTCCATGTCAATAAAGGAAATTCCGCTGCAGGAGGGGGTGTGTGCTGTGTTCTTGACCCGTTGCCTTTCTCCGGTGTCTTACCCCAAAGCCCAGTTTCTAAACtcagtctttctcttctctcccagtCCCAGGCAGGGTGTCCTGTGGGGGAGAGCTCCCGGCCTTCCTGATGGGAATGCAGGACAATGATCTCCCTTTGCCCATTTCTCTTGGCTGCCTGGATCTTTTAGGGTTGCTCAACCACAGGGAAAGTTTCACTACACAGCTGAATTAGAGATTTACACAGCACTTCCTTTTTAACCACACCCCTTAGCTCAGAATGAGGGGGTGCAGCTCTTCCAAGCCTGTGTCTTAACTGCATTCTGATCCCCAGCTCACTTGGGGCCCCAGCCGCCTTCATTTGAGGGCACCTTCGTGGTGTGACAAACGAGTCCCACGTCCTCGCGGTCCCGCTGTGAAACCTGGGACGTGCTCTATTCCTCCACGGGCTCGGCTCTCCTAGTTTTCCTCTTCGGTGGATACAGAATATTTAAGTTCCTTGAGCTCACGCTTGTGGAGGGTGAGGGCAGGCAGCCTGGAGCGTGGCGGTGGCCACCGGCACTAatccacagaggatgagacatgCGTGGATGACAAGGATGCTTATAAATGAATTCCAGGCTGGAATTCAGTCTGTTTCACAGAATATGACAGCTGCCTTCTGGACCTATTTCCTTCATTTTGGAAAcatctatgtgtgtgtttgtttgtttgttttttcttcccagCAGATGTAACGGGTTCCTTTCCCATTTGTCTTCCAGCCTCAGAGAGCATGGTCTCCGGCCCGGCCATCATGGAGGACGACGACCAGGAGGTCGATTCCGCAGACGAGTCCGTCTCCAACGATATTATGACGGCCACCGACGAGCCCTCCAAGATGTCCTCGGCCGCCGGGCGCCGGATCCGGCGCTTCAAGCAGGAGTGGCTGAAGAAGTTCTGGTTCCTGCGGTACTCCCCGACCCTCAACGAGATGTGGTGCCACGTCTGCCGCCAGTACACGGTGCAGTCCTCGCGCACCTCCGCCTTCATCATCGGCTCCAAGCAGTTCAAGATCCACACCATCAAGCTGCACAGCCAGAGCAACCTGCATAAAAAGTGCCTGCAGCTCTACAAGCTCCGCATGCACCCCGAGAAGACGGAGGAGATGTGTCGAAACATGACCCTGCTCTTCAACACCGCCTACCACCTGGCCCTGGAGGGCCGGCCGTACCTGGACTTCCGGCCGCTGGCCGAGCTGCTGCGGAAGTGCGAGCTCAAGGTGGTGGACCAGTACATGAACGAGGGAGACTGCCAGATCCTCATCCATCACATCGCCCGGGCGCTGCGCGAAGACCTGGTGGAGCGCATCCGCCAGTCGCCATGCCTCAGCATCATCTTGGACGGGCAGAGCGATGACCTGCTGGCCGACACGGTGGCGGTCTACGTCCAGTACACCAGCAGCGACGGGCCCCCGGCCACGGAGTTCCTGTCCCTGCAGGAGCTGGGGTTCTCCAGCACAGAGAGCTATCTGCAGGCGCTGGACCGGGCCTTTTCCGCCTTGGGCATCCGCTTGCAGGACGAGAAGCCCACCGTGGGCTTGGGCATAGACGGGGCCAACGTCACAGCCAGCCTACGGGCCAGCATGTTCATGACGATCCGCAAGACGCTGCCCTGGCTGCTGTGCCTGCCCTTCATGGTGCACCGGCCCCATCTAGAGATCTTGGACGCCATCAGCGGGAAGGAGCTCCCCTGCCTGGAGGAGCTGGAGAACAACCTGAAGCAGCTGCTCAGTTTCTACCGCTATTCGCCACGCCTCATGTGCGAGCTGCGGTCCACGGCGTCCACGCTGTGCGAGGAGACCGAGTTCCTGGGGGACATCCGGGCCGTGCGGTGGATCATTGGTGAGCAGAACGTCCTCAATGCCCTCATCAAGGACTACCTGGAGGTGGTCGCCCACCTCAAGGACGTCAGCAGCCAGACCCAGCGGGCGGACGCCTCAGCCATCGCCCTGGCTCTGCTGCAGTTCCTCATGGACTACCAGTCCATCAAGCTCATCTACTTCCTTCTGGATGTGATCGCCGTGCTCTCGCGCCTGGCCTACGTCTTCCAGGGCGAATACCTCCTGGTGTCCC
Protein-coding regions in this window:
- the PRDM11 gene encoding PR domain-containing protein 11 isoform X2, whose protein sequence is MTLSSKSKQSKLWTLRTQLLPDLVKGEKRLQKEKSEQALDNPEDLRGPLQLPVLRQGKSPYKRGFDEGDMHPQAKKKKIDLIFKDVLEASLESAKVEAHQLALSTSLVIRKVPKQQNDAHGQCAMMMSHGVQNASRTQGDGDWKIPQGASKEAGPLEDEEEEPSSFKADSPAEASLASDPPELPTTSFCPNCIRLKKKVRELQAELDMLKSGTLPEPPTLPAQVLELPEFSDPAASESMVSGPAIMEDDDQEVDSADESVSNDIMTATDEPSKMSSAAGRRIRRFKQEWLKKFWFLRYSPTLNEMWCHVCRQYTVQSSRTSAFIIGSKQFKIHTIKLHSQSNLHKKCLQLYKLRMHPEKTEEMCRNMTLLFNTAYHLALEGRPYLDFRPLAELLRKCELKVVDQYMNEGDCQILIHHIARALREDLVERIRQSPCLSIILDGQSDDLLADTVAVYVQYTSSDGPPATEFLSLQELGFSSTESYLQALDRAFSALGIRLQDEKPTVGLGIDGANVTASLRASMFMTIRKTLPWLLCLPFMVHRPHLEILDAISGKELPCLEELENNLKQLLSFYRYSPRLMCELRSTASTLCEETEFLGDIRAVRWIIGEQNVLNALIKDYLEVVAHLKDVSSQTQRADASAIALALLQFLMDYQSIKLIYFLLDVIAVLSRLAYVFQGEYLLVSQVDDKIEEAIQEISRLADSPGEYLQEFEENFRESFNGIAMKNLRVAEAKFQSIREKICQKTQVILAQRFDSRSRIFVKACQVFDLAAWPRNSDELLSYGKEDMVQIFDHLEAIPTFSRDVCREGLDPRGSLLMEWRELKADYYTKNGFKDLIGHISKYKQRFPLLNKIIQVLKVLPTSTACCEKGRNALQRVRKNHRSRLTLEQLSDLLTIAVNGPPIANFDAKRALDSWFEEKSGNSYALSAEVLSRMSALEQKPVLQTADHGSEFYPDI